CTACTTCTAGTACCCAAAACAAAGTTTTTAGTCGGTCTATGATAAAAAACATAGCAATATCTATTTCTTGTGTGCTGCGGCCTTTATTTTGTTCTATGCCTTTTTTAATAATTAAGTCAGTTAAGTAATTTTGATCGCTTATTACTTGCTCTACAATTTCTTCCTTCGTACGCATATGGAGCCTCCTTCAGAATCTTTACATTATATAATAATTAAAAAGGAGCTTTGTAGTGCGTAATAAAGGATAAATAATGTTGGCAAATAACCCCTAAAATAAAAGTGGTTAGTTTTTAAAAACTAACCACTTTTATTTTAGCTTTATTTAATTATATAGCTCTTTGAACTTTACCAGATCGCAAGCAGCGAGTACAAACTGTAATTCTTTTTGGACTACCGTCTATTATAGCTTTAACTTTTTGTACGTTAGGAGACCATACTCTTTTTGTTTTTATATTGGAGTGGCTGGCCTGATTTCCAGATGCTTTTACTTTGCCACAAATTTCACATTTAGCCATTTTTCCACCTCCTTAAAGTTTGACAATTTAATCCCAAATTAAAAACCTTTTCTATTTTACCAAAAGGATTAAAAATTAGCAAGTTTTTAACCGCCCGTTTCCCTGAGAATTAAAAAGTTTCTTCGCGCAGCAGGTATTAAAGCTCTAAATGTTGAAATTTTCATATATTGATTTAGGTCTATTTTGTTATATACTGTATATAATTTCTGGTTATAGTAAATATATTAATTACCTTAGGAAAGGAGGAAATAATTTGAAAAATACTATTCAAACCGAGTATGGTAAAATCACTATTTCCAAAGAAGTTATTTCGTCCATTGCAGGTTATGCGGCAGCTGAATGTTATGGGTTAGTTGGGATGACATCTCAAAAAATTCAAGATGGTTTATTTGAACTTTTAGGAAGAGAAGCAAATAAAAAAGGGATTCAAGTTAATATTTCAGACAGTACAGTAATAATTAATGTTTATATTGTAGTTGGATATGGTACGAAGATTAGTGAAGTAGCCAATAATGTAATGGAAAAAATTAATTACACTGTGCAAGAATATACGGGTATTCCTATCCAAAAGGTGAATGTTATTGTGCAGGGAGTTAAAGTTGTGGACTGAGGAGGTTCTGGTGTTGCAAACGTATCTTGAAGCCCGTCAGTTTAAAAATATGTTTTTAGCCGGGGTTCAAAATTTAGCAGCGAATAAAGAAAGTGTTAATGCACTAAATGTCTTTCCTGTACCAGACGGGGATACGGGAACCAATATGAGTTTAACTGTTTTGGCAGCGGCACGGGAAGTTGAAAAATTGGAAGTGCTAACAATTAAAGCTTTGGCTCAGGCAATAGCGACAGGAGCGTTGATGGGTGCCAGAGGTAATTCGGGAGTAATTTTGTCTCAACTTTTTAGGGGATTTGGACAGGTACTAGAAAATGCAGATAAAATTGATGGTGCAATTATTGCAGAAGGTTGCGAGAATGCTGTTAAGGTTGCTTATCGTGCCGTAATTAAACCGGTAGAAGGTACTATTTTAACAGTCGCCAAGGCTATCGCCAAAGGTGCCAAAGAAGCCGTAGGTTCTAAGGCGGACGTTGCCAGTGTAATAGGTATTGCTTTAGAACATGGACGGATAGCTTTAGCGAAAACACCAGAAATGCTGCCGACCCTAGCTCAGGCTGGAGTTGTTGACGCTGGGGGAGAAGGATTATGTTTAATTATTGAAGGAGCTTTTAACTCCCTGACAAATCAGGATCAAGCTGTTAATTTAGCGGCACAAGTACCCATTCAAAGTGCTAAGAGAATTGATTCTCTTCTTGCCAAAGATCAAAAAGAACAGGGAGATTTAAAATATCAATATTGTACGGAGTTAATTATTAAAGGCCAGGGTTTATCCCAGGAGTCTATTCGCCAAAGTCTGAAAAATTTGGGAGATTGCCTGCTGGTTGTAGGAACGGATACATTGACTAAAATACATATTCATACAAATCGACCAGGAAAAGTATTAGAGCTGGCTGTTGAGCTAGGTAAGCTACATGATATAAAAATTGATAATATGGCAGAACAACATCAGAACAAATTACTTTTTGAAAGTACGGAAGAAGCTAAGCCACTGCCAAAGACATTAAAAAGTACTGGTATAGTAGCAGTAAGCGCTGGAGATGGCTTAAATGAAATATTAAAAAGCTTAGGGGTTGATGTGCTGATCAATGGTGG
Above is a window of Bacillota bacterium LX-D DNA encoding:
- the rpmB gene encoding 50S ribosomal protein L28, which gives rise to MAKCEICGKVKASGNQASHSNIKTKRVWSPNVQKVKAIIDGSPKRITVCTRCLRSGKVQRAI
- a CDS encoding Asp23/Gls24 family envelope stress response protein produces the protein MKNTIQTEYGKITISKEVISSIAGYAAAECYGLVGMTSQKIQDGLFELLGREANKKGIQVNISDSTVIINVYIVVGYGTKISEVANNVMEKINYTVQEYTGIPIQKVNVIVQGVKVVD
- a CDS encoding DAK2 domain-containing protein, yielding MLQTYLEARQFKNMFLAGVQNLAANKESVNALNVFPVPDGDTGTNMSLTVLAAAREVEKLEVLTIKALAQAIATGALMGARGNSGVILSQLFRGFGQVLENADKIDGAIIAEGCENAVKVAYRAVIKPVEGTILTVAKAIAKGAKEAVGSKADVASVIGIALEHGRIALAKTPEMLPTLAQAGVVDAGGEGLCLIIEGAFNSLTNQDQAVNLAAQVPIQSAKRIDSLLAKDQKEQGDLKYQYCTELIIKGQGLSQESIRQSLKNLGDCLLVVGTDTLTKIHIHTNRPGKVLELAVELGKLHDIKIDNMAEQHQNKLLFESTEEAKPLPKTLKSTGIVAVSAGDGLNEILKSLGVDVLINGGQTMNPSTEDLLAAIKETNAQQVYILPNNKNIILAAEQAKELVKDVEVIVIPSKTFPQGMAALLAFNPDSKSEDNKADMCQALQNIQSAEITYAVRDSQVNGLEIQAGEVIGIIENNIVEKGQNINEVMKSLIYQMVKKGGELLSLFYGSDVKETEAEKLSAELAAIYPDLEIECHYGGQPLYYYIVSLE